A region from the Chrysoperla carnea chromosome 4, inChrCarn1.1, whole genome shotgun sequence genome encodes:
- the LOC123297574 gene encoding protein virilizer, giving the protein MSEPVELLFFDTFSHENSEELNLDLVQFPKPVFISEVRVIPLGARVQADFPGGVRLGATNPSQFSIEFFVNDLGKPGASTFESLGGFEYNQNGCIHLECGISETVKRQIPTDGLVLRGWYTTITLAVYGTLTRVITEQISVSAPPPVIPAQPVSIPTEVQPQILTPTPASDQTWAQSTDVNISNSSIEYNQPVPVYGPPQNYQPTEVYNQEYPEYYNNEPPKDPRAYHHSEPEWDSNNKPRTSNSESRPLEPHSRRDRIYSRSHSRDRDYRENSRDSSDYESRVRDRSGSIEYRDKDWDRYKHQDVYKRGRDRSYERDEPRKRPRTPPISSTKRPHTPHGDVKDLSPGDVESISEEEIGGGPEIEPVKFKHNEPIKELDDSPMNKILPQNEDSKLTPLQSPTAHNEDTTLLDVEEFEPILSDEDICDEGEQFQDLDYDYSEYVNNDDLIKLFNPFNADIQHYSKPSLLTEINDFFILKPEDDDLVLRMEKNILDKFNAFFHEKGELFNKLNDLLLDLNVNMFQHFNSEHSGEIKEEWVQTCDQIPSLLENNEFFEFIVELYLYLHKRNSKDGEFIEKNPKYIQGKSVLMTLLDWVKIGLNFDFSLSQIQPGFKIRHIKCGIRLVEAISQCNGAELLLTNDFDVQMKLIELYHKEYMALSIKLMILKALDSTLWSKHGIEYFITTERNFNDKRLNGYQILLEMLNSNPLVRIKFALNSILYKLNTYEVLKNVQDLVSQWLTQKYLENEYCCNTIPEKEMDDLSFMFNNISKTYRYDSFSMSQPKRFLPVSAQFEVNKNPHQKNICYVLFGITNFLENCLILLTHRTCNNMVMVTNSMLEILCEMLSNQQGLKYLSENCETTNMIIRSLLLSSNNEDDAQYSRAQLIGLELAYKLQALYHVDSLFDLSKKYAYDFDATEILDQLHLFYCLTFSNIGKTAVADVLSLANNLNCLYQFFNVNIFDSKQEKDEIALIKLKKSPGMGYIVDLIGVTLNFATNVSYLETFGTRLLKVSNNFEFFEPSTCNKLQEIRTYLKPFEVKNIFSYEDITPLCDIISNSIPNVIKIPEELITCLRILVHLGISSCKEESETDYTELKYKYVILQLYSLDGVTNLSTILQKVCEYFEQPNVHTAQLAATQGAIIVNIVHPCVLLIKKMITNVIAVRNTQFKDLTTIPILLQTYTLMNAFPTTSILYQKACSICQEIIETFLAYTQPVSEEINENESLNKSLWTLMINEILKYTTSVPFTFIPGLLVFSELLPLPFPILTKTALTEHEITRAVNLRKLWSAHLHSRSANIQEVINTLMASSYQPLLHLLRRVCIQLSDLAANTALMICRGILENIYNTISPKLEKTPMEPLNGHAARLLNFLASLLTHGAIKCAVMYLLKTNHSTVVKGDEKFPLLIGLFCEILRTQSESQAHVQAQECVVSIIQSLCDSEITLYHNIEYKTDISSDVYLSNALPPRDILQTFIITMLEHIMAPESSYTTILPIVRTFVLLTEHDYGFYHLQMCIEKKSKPFYNVFTKFTKNFSKDNADCLATLSAMLEFLRICLSTDYMEVEPGVMFTPRSTTMPPSIISASLDWNTIKTESSETNEAIKHPITIMENLLQENISEEEGLEPLSDNLAGLLKALNVTPIEKMEPPVEPLLPPSESLLVQFNGRSIFTITNEVTDERMSTAYWLSAPTDENDADQEQVPCDLSEMSRQLLPPEINLCRETERICQVSPCPEQITNDQLKIKRNVLDQHRYMTTTDKMKRPFVTPMRGRGFLRTPPQRGDPFRSRPPNTSRPPSLHVDDFVALETCGAQPTGPTGYNKLSREIMSVRGTTRGRGRAFVSPDRGSHFRQVGRGTSLWPGAHLTENSVVTTVSQHFRVATETATHFSTVRTIRGRGIPRIREAIPVVRHVRTFPR; this is encoded by the exons ATGTCAGAACCAGTAGAATTACtattttttgatacattttcacatgaaaatagtgag GAACTTAACTTGGATTTGGTACAATTTCCAAAACCAGTATTTATATCTGAAGTTCGTGTTATTCCTCTTGGAGCTAGAGTTCAAGCTGATTTTCCCGGTGGAGTGCGTTTAGGTGCTACAAATCCCAGTCAATTTTCAatagaattttttgtaaatgatttaGGAAAACCTGGAGCAAGTACTTTTGAAAGTTTGGGAGGTTTCGAATACAATCAAAATGGGTGTATTCATTTAGAATGTGGAATATCTGAGACAGTAAAACGACAAATACCAACAGATGGTTTAGTATTGAGag gaTGGTATACAACAATTACTTTAGCAGTATATGGAACTTTAACTCGAGTAATTACAGAACAAATATCTGTATCTGCTCCCCCACCAGTAATTCCTGCACAGCCTGTTTCAATACCCACAGAAGTTCAACCACAAATTTTAACGCCTACGCCTGCCTCAGACCAAACTTGGGCTCAATCAACAGACGTTAATATATCGAACTCATCAATAGAATATAATCAACCAGTACCTGTTTACGGTCCACCTCAAAACTACCAACCAACAGAAGTATATAATCAAGAATATCCTGAATACTATAATAATGAACCACCTAAAGATCCTCGAGCTTACCATCATTCCGAACCGGAATGGGATTCAAATAATAAACCACGTACAAGCAATAGCGAAAGCAGGCCATTAGAACCCCATTCAAGGCGTGATCGAATATATTCAAGGTCTCATAGTCGCGATAGAGATTATCGTGAAAATAGCCGAGACAGTAGTGATTATGAATCTCGTGTACGTGACCGTTCTGGAAGTATCGAGTATCGTGACAAAGATTGGGATAGATATAAACATCAAGATGTTTATAAACGAGGTCGTGATCGTTCTTATGAACGAGATGAGCCGCGTAAACGTCCTCGCACACCACCTATTAGTAGTACCAAACGACCACATACACCTCATGGTGATGTCAAAGATTTATCACCAGGAGATGTTGAATCGATATCCGAAGAAGAAATTGGAGGTGGACCTGAAATTGAACCTGTTAAATTTAAGCATAATGAACCAATCAAAGAATTGGATGATTCTCCTATGAATAAAATTCTTCCCCAGAATGAAGATTCTAAACTGACACCATTACAATCACCAACTGCTCATAATGAAGACACTACTTTGTTGGACGTTGAAGAATTTGAACCAATCTTAAGTGATGAAGATATCTGTGACGAAGGCGAACAATTTCAAGATCTGGATTATGATTACAGTGAATATGTGAATAACGACGAcctcattaaattatttaacccATTCAATGCCGACATACAACATTACTCTAAACCGTCATTGTTAACAGAgattaacgatttttttatattgaaaccaGAAGACGATGATTTAGTTTTACgtatggaaaaaaatattctcgATAAATTCAATGCATTCTTCCACGAAAAAggtgaattatttaataaattgaatgatTTACTTCTCGATTTAAACGTTAATATGTTTCAACATTTTAACTCCGAACATTCCGGTGAAATCAAAGAAGAATGGGTTCAAACATGTGATCAAATTCCATCAttacttgaaaataatgaattttttgaatttatcgttgaattatatttatatttacataaacgaAATTCAAAAGATggtgaatttattgaaaaaaatccgAAATACATTCAAGGCAAATCTGTGTTAATGACATTATTAGATTGggtaaaaattggtttaaattttgatttttcacttTCACAAATTCAACCTGGATTTAAAATACGGCATATTAAATGTGGTATTCGTTTAGTTGAAGCTATTTCACAATGTAATGGAGCCGAATTGCTCTTGACAAATGATTTTGATGTACAAATGAAACTAATTGAACTTTATCATAAAGAATATATGGCTCTTTCGATCAAGTTAATGATATTAAAAGCTTTAGATTCCACACTATGGTCGAAACATGGTATTGAATATTTCATAACGACGGaacgaaattttaatgataaacgTTTAAATGGTTATCAAATACTTTTAGAAATGTTAAACAGTAACCCATTAGTACGAATTAAATTTGCGTTAAAttcgattttatataaattaaacaccTACGAAGTATTGAAAAATGTACAAGATTTAGTTTCACAATGGCTAACAcagaaatatttagaaaatgagTACTGTTGTAATACAATTCCGGAAAAAGAAATGGACGATTtatcttttatgtttaataatatttcgaaaacgtaTCGATATGACTCGTTTTCAATGTCACAACCGAAACGATTTCTTCCAGTTTCAGCACAATTTGAAGTGAATAAGAATCcacatcaaaaaaatatttgttatgttttatttggaattacaaactttttagagaattgtttaattttattaacgcATCGGACATGTAACAATATGGTAATGGTTACTAATAGTATGTTagaaattttatgtgaaatgtTGAGTAACCAACAaggcttaaaatatttaagtgaaAATTGTGAAACTACAAATATGATAATCCGATCACTGTTACTATCCTCAAATAACGAAGATGATGCCCAATATTCAAGGGCTCAATTAATTGGCTTAGAATTGGCATATAAACTGCAAGCTTTATATCATGTAGATTCGTTATTTGATTTGTCTAAGAAATATGCTTATGATTTTGATGCCACCGAAATATTGGATCAATTAcacttattttattgtttaacatTCTCAAATATTGGAAAAACTGCTGTAGCGGATGTTTTAAGTCTTGCGAATAACTTGAATtgtttgtatcaattttttaatgttaatatatttGATTCGAAACAAGAAAAAGATGAAATTGCACtgattaagttaaaaaaatcacctGGAATGGGATATATAGTCGATTTAATCGGTGttactttaaattttgcaaCGAATGTTTCATATTTAGAAACATTCGGAACACGATTGTTAAAAGTATctaacaattttgaatttttcgaacCATCTACTTGTAATAAACTTCAAGAGATTCGAACATATTTAAAACCATTTGaagtgaaaaatatattttcatatgaagATATTACACCGTTATgtgatattatttcaaattcaataccaaatgttattaaaattcctGAAGAATTAATAACATGTTTAAGAATTTTAGTACATTTAGGAATATCGTCATGTAAAGAAGAATCCGAAACCGATTATACagagttaaaatataaatatgtaattttacaattgtatTCGTTAGATGGTGTAACAAATTTGTCtactattttacaaaaagtgTGTGAATATTTTGAGCAACCGAATGTACATACAGCTCAATTAGCTGCTACGCAAGGAGCAATTATCGTAAATATTGTACATCCTTgtgttttgttaattaaaaaaatgatcacaaATGTAATCGCTGTACGAAATACTCAATTCAAGGACTTAACAACGAtaccaattttattacaaacatacaCTTTGATGAATGCTTTTCCAACGACGTCAATTTTGTACCAAAAAGCATGTTCTATTTGTCAAGAgattattgaaacatttttggcatataCACAACCCGTCTCAgaagaaatcaatgaaaatgaatCGTTGAACAAAAGCTTATGGACATTAatgattaatgaaattttaaaatacacaacATCAGTTCCGTTTACTTTTATCCCAGGATTACTTGTATTTTCTGAATTGTTGCCCTTACCATTTCCTATTCTGACAAAAACAGCACTAACCGAACATGAAATAACTCGTGCCGTAAACCTACGAAAATTATGGTCAGCACATTTACATTCACGTAGTGCAAATATCCAAGAAGTAATCAACACACTGATGGCGTCCAGTTATCAACCACTATTGCATTTATTGAGACGTGTTTGCATTCAATTATCAGATTTAGCGGCAAATACTGCATTGATGATATGCCGGGgaattcttgaaaatatttataatacaattagtCCAAAATTAGAGAAAACACCCATGGAACCGTTAAATGGGCATGCAGctcgattattaaattttttagctaGTTTATTAACCCACGGAGCTATAAAATGTGCAgtgatgtatttattaaaaactaatcatAGTACAGTGGTTAAAGGTGATGAAAAGTTTCCGTTATTAATTGGTTTATTTTGTGAGATTTTACGAACACAATCTGAGTCTCAAGCTCATGTACAAGCTCAAGAATGTGTGGTCAGTATTATTCAAAGTTTATGTGATAGTGAGATTACGTTATAccataatattgaatataaaacggATATTTCATCGGATGTATATTTATCGAATGCTCTTCCACCTCGTGATATACtccaaacatttattataacgATGTTGGAACATATAATGGCTCCGGAAAGTAGTTACACTACGATATTACCTATTGTACGAACATTTGTGTTACTTACGGAACACGATTATGGATTTTATCACTTACAAAtgtgtattgaaaaaaaatcgaaaccGTTTTATAatgtgtttacaaaatttacgaaaaatttttcaaaagataatGCAGACTGTTTAGCAACACTGAGTGCAATGTtagaatttttaagaatatgttTGTCTACTGATTATATGGAAGTGGAACCTGGTGTTATGTTTACTCCAAGGTCTACTACAATGCCTCCGTCAATAATATCTGCAAGTTTAGATTGGAATACAATTAAAACAGAGAGTTCAGAAACAAATGAGGCAATTAAACATCCGATAACtataatggaaaatttattgcag gAAAACATATCCGAAGAGGAAGGGCTGGAACCACTTTCAGATAATCTAGCAGGATTGTTAAAAGCATTAAATGTAACACCCATTGAAAAAATGGAACCTCCTGTTGAACCTTTATTACCTCCATCCGAATCACTCTTGGTTCAATTTAACGGTCGTTCCATTTTCACTATAACAAACGAAGTAACCGACGAAAGAATGTCTACCGCCTATTGGCTATCAGCACCTACTGATGAAAATGATGCTGATCAAGAACAAGTGCCATGTGATTTATCAGAAATGAGTCGACAGTTATTACCACcagaaattaatttatgtagGGAAACAGAACGTATTTGTCAAGTATCTCCTTGTCCGGAACAAATTACGAATGATCAACTGAAAATCAAGCGAAATGTACTTGATCAACATCGGTATATGACAACTACTGACAAAATGAAACGACCTTTTG TGACACCAATGAGAGGAAGAGGATTTTTACGAACACCACCACAACGAGGAGATCCATTCAGATCACGACCCCCAAACACATCCCGACCTCCATCGTTGCATGTGGATGATTTTGTTGCTCTTGAAACATGCGGAGCCCAACCAACAGGTCCCACTGGTTATAATAAACTCAGTAGAGAAATAATGAGTGTTCGAGGTACAACTCGTGGCCGTGGTCGAGCTTTTGTATCACCTGACCGAGGATCTCATTTTAGACAAGT tggtCGTGGAACTTCATTATGGCCAGGCGCACATTTGACAGAAAATTCAGTTGTGACAACAGTATCACAACATTTTCGAGTTGCAACTGAAACAGCTACTCACTTTTCAACTGTTCGAACAATTCGAGGTCGTGGTATACCTCGAATACGTGAAGCGATCCCAGTTGTACGCCATGTAAGAACATTTCCTCGATAA